A window of the Terriglobales bacterium genome harbors these coding sequences:
- a CDS encoding prolyl oligopeptidase family serine peptidase, giving the protein NVAAAEWVLQTGLVDPKKIVIMGGSYGGYMTMMGVTKQPELWAAGVAVVPFVNWFTEIKNEDPLLREYDIATMGDPDDPKNRKLFEDRSPAFHVDQIKAPLLMLAGGHDPRCPASETRQVEQAIKKRGGKVEVKIYENEGHGFSKVENQIDAYTRVANFLRLHVPPADCGCTLP; this is encoded by the coding sequence ACAACGTCGCCGCCGCCGAATGGGTTCTTCAGACTGGCCTCGTCGACCCGAAGAAGATCGTCATCATGGGCGGCAGCTACGGTGGCTACATGACCATGATGGGCGTGACCAAGCAGCCCGAACTCTGGGCCGCCGGTGTCGCCGTCGTGCCCTTCGTCAACTGGTTCACCGAGATCAAGAACGAAGACCCGCTGCTGCGCGAGTACGACATCGCCACCATGGGGGACCCCGACGATCCAAAGAATCGGAAGCTCTTCGAGGATCGCTCACCCGCCTTCCACGTTGACCAGATCAAGGCGCCGCTGCTCATGCTCGCCGGCGGACACGACCCGCGCTGCCCGGCTTCCGAGACCCGCCAGGTCGAGCAGGCCATCAAGAAACGCGGCGGCAAGGTCGAGGTGAAGATCTACGAGAACGAGGGCCACGGCTTCTCGAAGGTCGAGAACCAGATCGACGCCTACACGCGCGTGGCGAATTTCCTGCGCCTGCACGTCCCGCCCGCCGACTGTGGCTGCACGCTGCCGTAA
- a CDS encoding uroporphyrinogen-III synthase — translation MSRATRARKPLAGRRVLTTRARKQAGSLAVLLRNEGATVQTIPCIEIRRPRSYRPLDEALQELERYEWLILTSVNGVEAMFARARRLRVKPAALRRLKIAAIGPATGRALEERGLRVAVMPREYVAESVVRALRGKVRGKRVLLVRAKVARDVIPRELRRAGALVDVVEAYETVIPRDSERRLRAALSAKRLPDVITFTSSSTVRNFMALVRRRELLRGIKLASIGPVTSGTLREAGLKPAIEAKEYTMAGLVKAIVSAAR, via the coding sequence GTGAGCCGCGCAACCAGAGCGCGAAAGCCGCTCGCCGGCCGGCGAGTGCTGACCACGCGCGCCCGCAAGCAGGCAGGGAGCCTGGCAGTACTGCTGCGGAACGAGGGCGCGACCGTCCAGACCATCCCCTGCATCGAGATCCGGCGGCCCCGCAGCTACCGTCCGCTGGACGAGGCTTTGCAGGAACTCGAGCGCTACGAGTGGCTCATCCTCACCAGCGTGAACGGCGTGGAAGCGATGTTCGCGCGGGCGCGTAGGCTGCGAGTCAAGCCGGCAGCGCTGCGCCGGCTGAAGATCGCGGCGATCGGCCCGGCGACCGGGCGCGCGCTCGAGGAGCGCGGGTTGCGGGTCGCGGTGATGCCGCGGGAATACGTGGCCGAGTCGGTGGTGCGGGCCCTGCGCGGCAAGGTGCGGGGCAAGCGCGTCCTGCTGGTGCGCGCGAAAGTGGCACGCGACGTGATCCCGCGGGAGCTGCGGCGCGCCGGAGCGCTGGTGGACGTGGTGGAGGCGTACGAGACGGTGATCCCGCGAGATTCCGAGCGACGGTTGCGAGCTGCTCTAAGCGCGAAGCGCCTGCCGGACGTGATCACGTTTACCAGCTCCTCGACGGTGAGGAACTTCATGGCACTGGTGCGCCGTAGGGAACTGCTGCGGGGGATCAAGCTCGCGTCGATCGGGCCGGTGACGTCGGGGACGCTGCGCGAGGCCGGCCTGAAGCCCGCCATCGAAGCGAAGGAGTACACGATGGCGGGGCTGGTGAAGGCGATCGTCAGTGCCGCCCGCTAA
- the hemC gene encoding hydroxymethylbilane synthase yields the protein MARMRIGSRGSQLALWQANHIAAELRAKGHEVEIQVIKTTGDKITDVALAQVGTKGMFTKEIEEALAAGEVDLAVHSLKDLPTELPPGFEVAAITKRQDARDAFLSVKYGSLAELPQGGKVGTSSLRRQAQLKQMRGDLDVHPLRGNVDTRLRKLEEGQYDAIILAAAGLKRLGLTQRIKGYFETSQMCPAVGQGALAIEIRLGNSKMSEALAFLDSPDDRAATDCERAVLRCLGGGCQVPIGAHARVEHGEVNVIAVVADPAGTNVMREGGTGPDPEKLGRSVGETLLKRGAAKILEQVYGKSVAVPQQP from the coding sequence ATGGCCCGCATGCGCATCGGCTCGCGCGGCTCGCAACTGGCGCTCTGGCAGGCGAACCACATCGCGGCGGAACTGCGCGCGAAGGGGCACGAGGTCGAGATCCAGGTCATCAAGACCACGGGCGACAAGATCACCGACGTCGCGCTGGCGCAAGTCGGCACCAAGGGGATGTTCACCAAGGAGATCGAGGAGGCGCTGGCGGCCGGCGAGGTCGACTTGGCAGTGCATTCGCTGAAGGACCTGCCCACGGAGCTGCCGCCGGGGTTCGAGGTCGCCGCGATCACGAAGCGGCAAGATGCGCGGGACGCGTTCCTCTCGGTGAAGTATGGCTCGCTAGCGGAGTTGCCGCAGGGCGGGAAGGTCGGGACGAGCAGCTTGCGACGGCAGGCGCAGCTCAAGCAGATGCGGGGCGACCTGGATGTCCACCCGCTGCGCGGGAACGTGGACACGCGGCTGCGCAAGCTGGAAGAGGGGCAGTACGACGCGATCATCCTGGCCGCTGCGGGGCTGAAGCGGCTCGGGCTGACGCAGCGCATCAAGGGATACTTCGAGACGAGCCAGATGTGTCCCGCGGTGGGGCAAGGAGCGCTGGCGATCGAGATCCGGCTGGGGAACAGCAAGATGAGCGAGGCGCTGGCATTCCTCGATTCGCCGGATGACCGCGCCGCGACAGACTGCGAACGCGCGGTGCTGCGCTGCCTGGGCGGCGGCTGCCAGGTGCCGATCGGGGCGCACGCTCGGGTGGAGCATGGTGAGGTGAACGTGATCGCCGTGGTAGCGGATCCCGCAGGCACGAATGTGATGCGCGAAGGCGGGACGGGTCCGGACCCGGAGAAGCTGGGGCGCAGCGTCGGAGAGACGCTGCTGAAGCGGGGCGCGGCGAAGATCCTGGAGCAGGTGTACGGAAAAAGCGTCGCGGTGCCGCAGCAGCCGTGA